Proteins found in one Brachyspira murdochii DSM 12563 genomic segment:
- a CDS encoding penicillin-binding protein 1A has translation MKFLKKIWDNYNKINIEQFKKFYIVFMSVIFLAVTIVLSILAADIVLQPDVQAVELYKPTIPTKIYDIKGEVISEFFTEQRALVEYKDLPPELIEAIISMEDNNFMTHFGIDIFGIFRGTIGNILTGKRARGASTLTQQVARNIVLKSSERTIMRKLKEIWVTFQIEKRLTKEEIVTLYFNQIYFGHSVYGVQAASRFYFNKDVKDLDLAECAMLATLPPAPNAYSPINNPNISIARHKVVLNRMADLKFITREEAAEAHKEFWETYTGKIGRRGSTAYSASIDRAPYVTEYVRRQLVDRYGEKALKEDGLKIYTTIDIEKQEEAQRLLTEALTEYNNKYEGGSMDIINIYNRETIDRVKMLSILFNLPENSAYNKFNIAVRDTLNKYTTLPLALISDIFGMEEVNDITMEVMKADEAELSRQIEGALVAIDPRNGYIVSMVGGSGFTARNQFNRATQARRQAGSAFKPFVYAASMDISNYSPSTIVSDAPIGFVPEEGEDGEVWIPKNYSGNFKGDVSLRYALAASLNIATVNVLNYVGITNAINYVEPIFKAEHNSDKSKRMFNPDLTLGLGTGLFTPLELTTGFAEFANEGKEVNPILIRYVTDRYGIVIDNFEEELKKEVTLRGGPKQVISKEAAYLISDILMGVLRGGTATSAMYEAGFTRRGAGKTGTSNDWKDAWFVGYTPELATGIWIGFDSFKYSLGNNQVGGRVAAPIWGKYMVAALKEVKPTWYDRPDDIVSMQVCAISGKLPGPSCYSFQTDLFITNKIPTETCNVCSHYLEDSNELDSIIDSFLNY, from the coding sequence TTGAAATTTTTAAAGAAAATATGGGATAATTATAATAAAATAAATATAGAGCAATTTAAAAAATTTTATATTGTGTTTATGTCAGTTATATTTTTGGCAGTTACTATAGTGCTTTCTATTTTAGCAGCTGATATAGTTTTGCAGCCTGATGTTCAAGCGGTAGAATTATATAAACCTACAATACCTACAAAAATTTATGATATAAAAGGCGAGGTAATATCAGAGTTTTTCACAGAGCAAAGAGCATTAGTTGAATATAAAGACCTACCTCCGGAACTAATAGAAGCTATTATCTCTATGGAAGATAATAACTTTATGACGCATTTCGGTATAGATATTTTTGGTATATTCAGAGGTACTATAGGTAATATACTTACTGGAAAAAGAGCTAGAGGAGCAAGTACATTAACTCAGCAGGTAGCTAGAAACATAGTATTAAAATCAAGTGAAAGAACTATAATGAGAAAGTTAAAAGAAATTTGGGTAACTTTCCAAATAGAAAAAAGACTCACAAAAGAAGAAATAGTTACATTATATTTTAATCAAATATACTTCGGGCACTCTGTTTACGGAGTTCAGGCAGCTAGCAGATTTTATTTTAATAAAGATGTTAAAGATTTGGATTTAGCAGAATGTGCAATGCTCGCTACGCTTCCGCCAGCACCAAATGCCTACTCACCTATTAATAATCCTAATATATCAATAGCAAGACATAAAGTTGTATTAAACAGAATGGCTGATTTAAAGTTTATAACAAGAGAAGAAGCAGCGGAAGCCCATAAAGAGTTTTGGGAAACATATACTGGTAAAATAGGAAGAAGAGGTTCTACTGCATACAGTGCATCTATAGACAGAGCCCCATATGTTACAGAGTATGTAAGAAGACAATTAGTTGACAGATACGGAGAGAAAGCGTTAAAAGAAGACGGACTTAAAATATACACTACAATAGATATAGAAAAACAGGAAGAAGCTCAGAGATTATTAACTGAAGCACTTACAGAATATAACAATAAATATGAAGGCGGTTCTATGGATATTATCAATATATACAATAGAGAAACCATAGACAGAGTAAAAATGCTTTCTATATTATTTAATCTTCCAGAAAACAGTGCTTATAATAAATTTAATATCGCTGTAAGAGATACTTTAAATAAATATACTACTTTACCATTAGCATTAATATCTGATATATTCGGTATGGAAGAAGTTAATGATATAACTATGGAAGTAATGAAAGCTGATGAGGCAGAACTTTCAAGGCAAATTGAAGGTGCATTAGTTGCGATAGACCCTAGAAACGGATATATAGTTTCAATGGTTGGAGGCTCAGGATTTACTGCTAGAAATCAATTTAATCGTGCCACTCAAGCAAGAAGACAGGCTGGAAGTGCATTCAAACCTTTTGTATATGCGGCATCAATGGATATTAGTAATTATAGTCCTTCTACTATAGTAAGCGATGCTCCTATAGGTTTTGTTCCAGAAGAGGGAGAAGATGGAGAAGTTTGGATACCTAAAAACTATTCCGGAAACTTTAAAGGCGATGTTAGTTTAAGATATGCATTAGCAGCTTCATTAAATATCGCTACTGTTAATGTACTTAATTATGTAGGTATTACAAATGCTATTAATTATGTAGAGCCTATATTTAAAGCTGAACATAATTCTGATAAATCTAAAAGAATGTTTAATCCAGATTTAACTTTAGGACTTGGTACAGGGCTTTTCACTCCTTTAGAGCTTACAACAGGTTTTGCTGAGTTTGCAAATGAAGGTAAGGAAGTTAACCCTATACTTATAAGATATGTTACTGACAGATACGGCATTGTCATAGATAATTTTGAAGAAGAGCTTAAAAAAGAAGTAACATTAAGAGGAGGACCTAAACAGGTTATCAGCAAAGAAGCTGCATACTTAATAAGCGATATATTAATGGGTGTATTAAGAGGCGGTACTGCCACTAGTGCAATGTATGAAGCTGGATTTACTAGAAGAGGTGCTGGTAAAACAGGTACTTCTAATGACTGGAAAGATGCTTGGTTTGTAGGATATACTCCGGAACTTGCTACTGGAATATGGATTGGTTTTGATTCATTTAAATACTCTTTAGGAAATAATCAGGTTGGCGGAAGAGTTGCTGCTCCTATATGGGGTAAATATATGGTGGCTGCTTTAAAAGAAGTTAAGCCTACTTGGTATGACAGACCTGATGATATTGTAAGTATGCAGGTATGTGCTATTAGCGGTAAATTACCTGGTCCTTCATGCTATTCATTTCAGACTGATTTATTTATTACGAATAAAATACCAACTGAAACCTGCAATGTATGTTCGCATTATTTGGAAGATTCTAATGAGCTTGACAGCATAATTGATTCTTTCCTTAACTATTAA
- a CDS encoding conjugal transfer protein TraB, whose product MVDINSDILRYKNILAIPSIHSRVYFSMAVREAFYNFKPDIVAIEHPANFADSLREAVSRLPYISLIIREIENEAVYIPIDPCDSIIEAVRLAIDEEIPFFPIDKDITSINTNSHYLMPDDYIMKNIGIDRFYSEVKSKYIFHKDDTDEEREIYMAKNIHELSKKYNKILLVIGMSHWESIVSILKKLDKLNSKEKEEIINKKFYEDYEEYEYSEPKIYNVHKESLNKMLGEFPFTTYMYELYRNGELESFDKINIIETIFKEAKLRYKLPISLLQQKNMMKYLRNICLLDNYIIPDYIDMLTAAKCMINNDYALEVMEGMEYYPNYTEEDENYPTIKLNRDPSTNGMEGMLKDKKIKLHKYDNVWRTSFKKVHVTTRPSEKYEGEWEDVWNKRTNLLSHVPEDILMEKHMNILREKIRNMLTEDKAKIEPFTVSIKDGIDMRETIRNYYKNEIYVKEIPKMKGNIGHMVVIFDDDHDEDYDWNIVWYSEAHDDSDLILYSTEPGNTLVGPGISKCYFGGYASLMPPQAPHDVWRMYYELKKENIVRNYADLLLYTAIIYSVDKYLGYVAPNPPSDILKEFAKKNAVEIVYVPLATFSSETLRKLRHFHVLGNKRLRKIADDYII is encoded by the coding sequence ATGGTTGATATAAACTCTGATATATTAAGATATAAAAATATATTGGCTATACCATCTATACATTCTAGGGTATATTTTTCTATGGCAGTGAGAGAGGCTTTTTATAACTTTAAACCCGATATTGTAGCTATAGAACACCCTGCAAATTTTGCAGATTCTTTGCGTGAGGCTGTAAGTAGGCTTCCGTATATTAGCTTAATAATAAGAGAAATTGAAAATGAAGCCGTTTATATACCTATAGACCCTTGCGACTCTATAATAGAAGCAGTACGTCTTGCTATCGATGAAGAGATACCTTTTTTCCCTATAGATAAAGATATTACTTCTATAAATACTAATTCTCATTATCTTATGCCTGATGACTATATTATGAAAAACATAGGAATTGACAGATTCTACAGCGAAGTTAAATCAAAATATATATTTCACAAAGATGATACCGATGAAGAGAGAGAAATATATATGGCTAAAAATATACATGAACTCTCTAAAAAATATAATAAAATACTTCTTGTTATAGGAATGTCCCATTGGGAGAGTATAGTTTCAATACTAAAAAAGCTTGATAAATTAAATAGTAAAGAAAAAGAAGAAATAATAAATAAAAAATTTTATGAAGACTATGAAGAATATGAATATTCAGAACCAAAAATATATAATGTACATAAAGAATCTTTAAATAAAATGCTTGGAGAGTTTCCTTTTACAACTTATATGTATGAACTGTACAGAAACGGAGAATTAGAAAGCTTTGACAAAATAAACATAATAGAAACTATATTTAAAGAGGCTAAATTAAGATACAAACTTCCAATATCATTATTGCAGCAAAAAAACATGATGAAATATTTAAGAAACATATGTCTTTTAGATAACTATATCATACCAGACTATATAGATATGCTAACTGCTGCAAAATGTATGATAAACAATGACTATGCATTAGAAGTTATGGAAGGAATGGAATATTATCCTAATTATACAGAAGAAGATGAGAACTACCCTACCATAAAATTAAACAGAGATCCAAGCACTAATGGTATGGAAGGAATGCTCAAAGATAAAAAAATAAAGCTTCATAAATATGATAATGTATGGAGAACATCTTTTAAAAAAGTTCATGTAACAACGCGTCCTAGTGAAAAATACGAAGGCGAATGGGAAGATGTTTGGAATAAAAGAACTAATTTACTTTCGCATGTACCTGAAGATATACTAATGGAAAAGCATATGAATATACTAAGAGAAAAAATAAGAAATATGCTTACAGAAGATAAAGCAAAAATTGAACCTTTTACCGTGAGCATTAAAGATGGTATTGATATGCGTGAAACTATAAGAAACTACTATAAAAATGAAATATATGTTAAAGAGATTCCAAAGATGAAAGGCAATATCGGACATATGGTAGTGATTTTTGATGATGATCATGATGAGGATTATGATTGGAATATAGTTTGGTATAGTGAAGCACATGATGACAGCGACTTGATATTATACTCCACAGAACCGGGAAATACGCTTGTGGGACCTGGTATATCAAAATGCTACTTCGGTGGGTATGCCTCTCTAATGCCTCCGCAAGCTCCTCATGATGTATGGAGAATGTACTATGAACTTAAAAAAGAAAATATTGTAAGAAATTATGCTGACCTTTTACTTTATACTGCTATAATATATTCTGTTGATAAATATTTAGGCTATGTTGCTCCTAATCCTCCATCTGATATATTAAAAGAGTTTGCCAAAAAAAATGCTGTTGAGATAGTTTATGTACCTCTTGCTACATTTTCAAGCGAAACATTAAGAAAATTAAGGCATTTTCATGTGCTTGGAAACAAAAGACTTAGAAAGATTGCTGATGATTATATAATATAA